Proteins encoded by one window of Lathyrus oleraceus cultivar Zhongwan6 chromosome 1, CAAS_Psat_ZW6_1.0, whole genome shotgun sequence:
- the LOC127091593 gene encoding uncharacterized protein LOC127091593: protein MKLVKEFSKLMQGEFDMSLMGELNYFLDLQIKKLNEGTFICQIKYCNEILKKFGMEDEKSIDTQMPTNGNLEKDENGKDVDVKKYRDMIGSLLYLTVSRSDIMFSVCMCTHYQSNPKESLLKP from the coding sequence ATGAAATTAGTCAAGGAGTTTTCTAAGCTAATGCAGGGTGAGTTTGATATGAGTCTCATGGGAGAATTGAACTACTTTCTCGATCTTCAAATCAAGAAACTCAATGAAGGTACGTTTATATGTCAAATAAAATATTGCAACGAAATTCTAAAGAAATTTGGTATGGAAGATGAAAAATCAATTGACACTCAAATGCCCACAAATGGAAACTTGGAaaaagatgaaaatggtaaggatgttgaTGTCAAGAAGTATAGAGATATGATTGGATCTCTTTTATATCTTACTGTATCTAGGTCggacattatgtttagcgtatgtATGTGCACTCATTACCAATCGAATCCTAAGGAATCACTTTTAAAGCCGTAA